The nucleotide sequence GCGCTCTGTTGATGAGGTGCGCGATCGCCTAATTGAGAAGAAACTGCACCTGCAAGAGGACAAAATTTCAGAAACAATCTGGAAATTCGTCGGCTTCAAATCGCTGGCGATTTTCGCCAACCCCTTCGTCCTCTTAGACATCTTGGGGGGCATTGCCATCGATATCGGCCTCGTCACCACCCTCGCCCGCCAGTACGGCATCGCCATGAGCCGCTACGGTGCCCGAGACCTCATTCGCAAACTCGCCCTCAGTTGGGTGGGTTTGATTGCAGTGGAACTCTCCACCAGTCTCATGTTGGGCTTGGGCAAAACCGCTGCGTTGGGGGCAGCGATCGCTTCAGGAGGTAGCTCCCTAGCCAGCAGTTTCCCCGCCTATAGCACCGCCGGGATCGCCCAAGCTAGCACGGCAGGGCTGACCTCTTACTTGATTGGTCAAGCGGTGAGGGAGTACCTCAAAGCCAGTTGCAACGAAAACCCCATTAGCCCCAAGCAGGCGATGAAATCTGTCCTATCTCGATTGGATAAAGGCTCGATCCTGCAGCGCATCCGCCAAGAAGTCAGCGATAACTTGGGCTTGGACAAGCTCTCTCCCCCCAATTCTGCATTCCCCCCCAGCCTCAGTCAGATTTCCAAGCGGGGTGCTCGAGCAACTCCGACATCACCCGCACCCCCCGCAACTGATTAGTCAGCGGCAAATGTCCCTTGGGCGCGCTCGTATCCCAGGTAAACTCTCCTGGATAGCGCGTCCAGTGGTTGTCCTGCTTCCAGCCGATTTCCGGCCAAAATCGGTCCCAATTTCGATCCAAATTCTTCCAAATCTGCCGCTGCACTGAATAGCCAAACCGATCGCTAGAATAGGCTCGCCACAAAGCATCGATCGTGCGCAAATCGGTCGTCGGCAACATCGCCACGTCAGAAAAATACAGCCACTTGCGCTTCTCCGTTGCCGGTCCGGCAAGCTTGCAGAGCAGTTGCACCGTCAGGCGATCGGCCTGCTCGAATTCTCCTGCCGCCAACAACTGCTGCAGTTGCGAATAATCGAGGCCGCGTTCCGATTGAAGGGGGACTGGAGTTTGCGTCATGCATACAGTGACTGAATGGGGGTGGGGCGCACTATGGCAGGCTGGAGAGCAGCATTTCCACAGACGCGATCGCCTCTCAGTATAAAGTCTAGAGCACCCTTCCCATGTCAGTTCGACAAGTGTCTGGCCCCCATCCCCTAACCCCTTCCCCCCTCGCGAAGCGTGGCGGCGTCAGCCGTAATTTTGGGGGAAGGGGAACAAAACGGTAGATGAAGGACTTGAGGCCGTTTCTCCCCTCTCCCAAATTTGGGAGAGGGGCTGGGGGTGAGGGCATGCAGAGTCATCGAACTCAGGTCTTCCCGGCTCTCTCACACTAACCCCGGCATCGATAGAATCTACGAGAAAACCCCCTGCGGGGCAGGGGGCTTCTCTTAAGTCCTAGTTGAGTCTGTCAGGACGTCAGCCATATTGGGCTGCTGTCGAGGCAATCAGGAATGCCGCGTAGGTGAGGATGTAGCCCACGGTAAAGTGCGCCAGACCCACCAAACGAGCCTGAACGATGGACAGAGCAACGGGCTTGTCCTTCCAGCGAACTAGGTTCGCCAGAGGGGTGCGCTCGTGAGCCCAAACGAGGGTCTCAATCAGCTCTTGCCAGTAGCCGCGCCAGGAGATCAAGAACATGAACCCGGTTGCCCAAACCAAGTGGGCGAACAGGAACATCCAGGACCACACCGCTAGGTTGTTCATACCGTAGGGGTTGTAGCCGTTGATCAACTGAGCGGAGTTCAACCACAGGTAATCCCGCAGCCAACCCATAATGGTCACAGAAGACTCGTTGAACTGAGCGACATTGCCGCTCCAGACTCCGAGGTGCTTCCAGTGCCAGTAGAAGGTCACCCAACCCAAGGTATTCAGCATCCAGAACATGGCTAGGTAGAAGGCGTCCCACGCAGAGATGTCGCAGGTGCCGCCACGACCGGGGCCGTCACAGGGGAAGCTGTAGCCAAAGTCTTTTTTGTCGGGCATCAGCTTGGAGCCGCGTGCATCGAGAGCGCCCTTGACCAAGATCAAAGTAGTGGTGTGCAAGCCCAGTGCGATCGCGTGGTGAACCAAGAAGTCACCGGGACCGATGGGAAGGAACAACGAACCACTGGGGCTATTGATGGCATCCAACCAACCCGGTAGCCACACATTGCCGTAATTCGGAAAGGCAGTGTAAGCCACACTATCTGGGTTGGCCAAGAGCACATCCATGCCATAGATCAACTTGCCGTGAGACGCTTGGATGAACTGAGCAAACAGAGGCTCGATCAAGATTTGCTTCTCGGGGGTACCGAAGGCTTGCATCACATCGTTGTGGACGTAAAGACCCAAGGTGTGGAAGCCCAAGAACAGCGATACCCAACTCAGGTGGGAGATAATCGCTTCCTTGTGCTCGAGCACTCGAGCCAGCACGTTATTCTTATTGGCCTCGGGATCGTAGTCGCGGACTAAGAAGATAGCGCCGTGAGCAAACGCACCCACCATCAAGAAACCAGCGATGTACTGGTGGTGTGTGTATAGTGCAGCCATTGTCGTATGGTCGGAAGCCATAAAAGCGTATGGCGGCAGCGAATACATGTGCTGCGCAACGAGAGAGGTCACAACCCCCAAACAAGCCAGGTGCCATCCTAATTGGAAGTGCAACGACTCGTTGTAGGTATCGTAGATACCAGCATGACCGTTACCCAGAATGCCTCCAAAGGGAGTACCTTCGGGAGGGTTGTGGGCAGCCATAATCTCCTTCATGCTGTGACCGATACCGAAGTTAGTGCGGTACATGTGGCCGGCAACGATGAAGATTACGGCGATCGCCAAGTGGTGGTGGGCCATGTCGGTCAGCCAGAGAGACTCAGTCTGGGGATGGAAACCACCCAAGAAAGTCAAAATGGCTGTTCCCGCACCTTCACCCGTGCCGAAGACGTGACTTGTCGTATCGGGGTTCTGAGCGTAGGCAGCCCAGTTGAGGGTGAAGAATGGCTTCAGACCTGCAGGGTGGGGAGCCACACTCAGGAAGTTATCCCAACCCACGTGGATGCCCCGAGATTCGGGAATCGCAACGTGGACCAAGTGACCGGTCCAAGCCAGAGAGCTAACGCCGAACAAACCAGCCAAGTGGTGGTTGAGGCGAGACTCGGCATCTTTGAACCAACGCAACTTGGGGCGGAAGCCCGGCTGCAAGTGCAGCCAACCGGCGACCAAAGACAGAGTTGCGAGAACCAACAGGAATACAGAGCCAGTAAACAGCTCGGTATTGGTGGTCATACCGATGGTGTAGAACCAGTAGTAAAGACCGGAGTAAGCAGCATTGACGGGGCCGTAGCCGCCATCTTGAGTGAAGGCTTCGACTGCTGCCGAACCGAAGTGGGGATCCCAAATAGCGTGTGCGATCGGAGTCACACCGCTAGGATTGGCGATCCACTGCTCGAAGTTGCCTTGCCAGGCAATGTGGAATAAGTTGCCAGACGCCCATAGGAAGATGATTGCCAAATGGCCGAAGTGGGTGGCGAAGAGTTTCTGATACAGACCCTCTTCGGTCATCCCGTCATGACTTTCAAAGTCATGGGCCGTTGCAATCCCGTACCAAATCCGACGAGTAGTCGGATCTTGAGCGAGGTCCTGGCTAAACTGTGGAAATTTAGTTGCCATTAATCCTCCTTGCGATTATCCGACTGCGCCGTATCTAGCCAGGAAGAATGCCCAGGTTGTGACAATCCCTCCCAACAGATAGTGAGCAACTCCAACCGCACGACCTTGAGTGATACTCAGTGCGCGGGGCTGAATGGCCGGTGCCAGCTTCAGCTTGTTGTGTGCCCACACGATAGACTCAATCAACTCTTGCCAGTAGCCGCGACCGCTGAACAAGAACATCAGACTAAAAGCCCAGATAAAGTGCGCGCCCAAGAAGAGCAAGCCGTAGGCAGACAGAGCGCTGCCGTAGGAATTGATCACCTGGACCGCTTGAGCCCATAAGAAGTCGCGCAACCAGCCATTAATGTTCAAAGCACTGGCAGCAAAATTCCCACCTGTGATGTGGCTAATACTGCCGTCAGAATTCACCGTACCCCAGATATCGGATTGCATTTTCCAACTGAAGTGGAAGATAACAATCGAAATGCAGTTGTACATCCAGAACAGGCCGAGGAACACGTGGTCCCAACCACTGACTTGGCAGGTGCCGCCACGTCCGGGACCGTCACAGGGGAAGCGGAAGCCCAGCTTGCCCTTATCGGGAATCAGACGGGAACTGCGAGCGAACAGAACGCCCTTGAGCAGAATCAGGATGGTGATGTGAATGGTCATGGCGTGGATATGGTGAACTAAAAAGTCCGCCGTACCGAGAGTCATGGGCATCATGGATACCTTGCCTGCCACAGCCACGACATCGCCACCAAAAATCGGGCTGACACCAGCCTGAGCCATGGGGGCAGTATTCACAACCGTATCCCCAATCGTGGCAGCCGTTGCGGTATGAATGCCCTGAATGAACTGGGCAAAAATCGGGCGCAGCTGAATTGCCGTGTCGGAGAACATATCCTGAGGGCGGCCTAAAGCTTGCATGGTGTCGTTGTGAACGTACATGCCAAAGGCATGGAAGCCCAAGAATAGGCAGACCCAGTTGAGGTGAGAAATAATCGTATCGCGAATGCGCAAAGTGCGATCGAGCACGTTATTTTGATTCATCTCGGGGTCGTAATCCCGCACCATAAAGATGGCCGCATGAGCTGCTGCACCAACAATCATGAATCCGCCGATCCACATGTGGTGGGTAAACAGCGAGATCTGAGTGGCGTAGTCAACCCCCATATAGGGATAGGGGTTCATCGCATACATGTGTTGAGCCACGATGATGCTAATGGAACCGCCTATAGCCAGGTTGATGGCTAGCTGCGCGTGCCACGAGTTGATCAGAACTTCATACAGACCTTTATGGCCTTGGCCGCCGATAAAGAAAGGATCTTTATGGGCTTCTAGAATTTCTTTGATGCTATGACCAATGCCCCAGTTAGTGCGGTACATGTGACCGGCAATAATGAACATGACCGCCAGAGCTAGGTGGTGGTGGGCTTGGTCGGTCAGCCACAACGCACCTGTCTGGGGATTCAAACCGCCATTGAAGGTCAAAAAGTCAGCGTACTCGCCCCATTGCAGGGTGAAAAACGGAGTTAATCCCTTTGCAAAGCTGGGGAACAGATCCACCATTAGGTCTTTATTAAGGATAAATTCGTGGGGCAAAGGAATTTGGTCGATGGGCACACCAGCATCCATCAGTTTGTTGATGGGCACTGCAACGTGAATCTGGTGTCCGGCCCAAGCCAGAGAACCCAAACCGAACAGACCCGCTAGGTGGTGGTTCAGCATAGATTCTGCGTTCTGGAACCACTCTAGCTTCGGAGCTTTTTTGTGGTAGTGGAACCATCCGCCGTGCAGCATCAGAAACGCCATAGCCAAGGCGGCAATGGCTGTTACCAATAGCTGAAACTCGGTGGTGAAACCAGCGGCACGCCAGAGGTGGAATAAACCAGAGGTGATTTGAATCCCCTGGAAGCCTCCGCCAACGTCTCCGTTGAGAATTTCTTGGCCGAAGATGGGCCAAACGACCTGCGCACTGGGTTTGATCCCAGTGGGGTCTTGGAGCCATGCAGTGTAGTTTGAGAACTTAGCTCCGTGATAGAACATGCCGCTCAGCCATACAAAAATGACGGCCAGTTGGCCAAAGTGAGCAGCGAAAATTTTACGAGAGACGTCTTCTAGGTCGCTCGTATGACTGTCAAAGTCATGAGCAAGAGCGTGTAGGTTCCAGATCCAAGTAGTTGACTTGGGTCCGCGCGCCAGTGCGCGGTCGAAGTGACCGGGCTTAGCCCACTTCTCGAAAGAAGTAGGGACCGGGTTTTCATCAACCGTCACCTTCACCTCTCGCTCCTTCGGCGATGTCGTCATCAAGAACTCCTCTCTTGCGACAAGGAACGAAAGTGCATCCAGATAGCCTTCAAGCTGAGAGCTCAATTGGCCTCAGGTTAGACTCCCAGGACTTACAGTGCATTATAGGGCAGCCTTTTTAGAGCCCTAACTCGCTTAACAATAATTAAGCCCTCGATCGCTGACAAGTCAATGCTTTGACCGATCGCATACCAGCAAGTCGCAATAAAAGATGGCGGTTTTTGTAAAGTTTTGAAAACAAATCTCAGTCTTGTGCCAGCGGCAAAGGGTCAAATATCTGTTGGAAATGCCTGAATGTCCACTGCAGATCGATCTGAGTTTGCCTGCACTGATATTTCTTCTAGAAACTCGATCGCCAATCCGTCTGGGTCGGCGATAAAGGCGACTCGGTAAGTGCGATCGCCTATCTCCTGGAGGGTGGGGGCGAGCAAAATCCGTACAGTTCCTAAGCTGGCGAGGGTATCGGCGATCGACTCTACGCGAAACGAGAGATGGTAGTAGCCCACATAGTGGGGATCGGCAAAAGCATCGGGGGCGGGGGCTGGTTCGGGGATTTGGATCAGTTCGATTCGGCCTGCCGCGCCTTCCATCCAGCAGGCCAAGGTGGTTCCAGTGGTGAAGCGGGTGGAGATGGAGAAGCCGAGTTGTTCGTAAAAGGCGATCGCCCGGAAGATATCGGCGGTGCGAATGGAGATGTGATGGAGTTGCATGGATACATATACTAGGTATAGGTGAATATGTATGGGTAAACTCTGCCCTGCCGCACTCAAGCCTACTTTACTCTTCTTCATAGATAGAGATTTCTGGCAGAAGTCGCGGCGATCGCTCTACGGTGCTGCAGTTGAGCGGAGATCCTCGGACTGAATTCGCTCTGCTCCCGAGTAGAGGTTAAATCGCTGGCCGCGCAGAAAGCCGATCGCGGTCAGGCCGAAGTCGCGAGCGGTGGCGACGGCTAAGCTGCTGGGGGCCGAGACTGCGCAGAGGATGGGGCCGCCAGCAGCAATGCACTTTTGCACGAGTTCGAAGCTGCAGCGCCCGCTCACCATGACGATGCGATCGCTCCAGGGCAACTCTCCCGCCAGCAACGCGGCTCCCACTAATTTATCGAGTGCATTGTGGCGTCCCACATCTTCTCTGGCTTGCAAGAGATTGCCGTCTAGATCGAACAGTGCGGCTGCGTGTAGCCCGCCAGTCGCCTTGAAAATGCCTTGGGCCGATCGCAATTGTTCGGGCAGTCGATAGATGGTGCTGGGGGACACTGCGATACCTGTTGGCAGAGGCGGACACTCTCGCAAGCGCAAGGCTTCGATGCTAGCTTTGCCGCAAACACCGCAGGCGCTGGTGGTGTAGAAGTGGCGCTCCAATGGGGCTAGATCCACATCCAAGCCCTGGCGCAGTTCCACATTGACGATGTTGTGGCGTCGATCGCCATCCACGTCGCGATCGACGCAGTAACTCATGCGGAGGATATCGGCGCGATCGCTGACGATGCCCTCGCCGTAGAGAAAACCTGCTGCCAACTCGAAGTCTGCGCCGGGGGTTCGCATGGTGACGGCTAGGGTGCGGGCGGGACGGAGGAGGCGCAGTTCGAGCGGTTCTTCTGTGGCTAAGCGATCCGATCGCGATCGCCTTTGACCGTTTTCCACCACCCAGACGGTGGCGTTGGTTTTGCTCCCGAGGGGATGGTTCATGGCAGGAATAGGGACAGCAGGAGAATTCGATCTTGTGGGACGGCCCTCACCCCCGGCCCTTCTCCCCAAGGAGAGGGGAGCAAGAGCCGGAAATTTGGATTTTTGTTCCTGCGCGCTTTGGCACAATCCAAAGAGAAAATGCTCAAAATGCGGCGGGAATAGAAACTGTTCCTATCGTAGAGAAACAGATTGCCAGGTGACCTG is from Synechococcus sp. PCC 7336 and encodes:
- the psaA gene encoding photosystem I core protein PsaA; the protein is MTTSPKEREVKVTVDENPVPTSFEKWAKPGHFDRALARGPKSTTWIWNLHALAHDFDSHTSDLEDVSRKIFAAHFGQLAVIFVWLSGMFYHGAKFSNYTAWLQDPTGIKPSAQVVWPIFGQEILNGDVGGGFQGIQITSGLFHLWRAAGFTTEFQLLVTAIAALAMAFLMLHGGWFHYHKKAPKLEWFQNAESMLNHHLAGLFGLGSLAWAGHQIHVAVPINKLMDAGVPIDQIPLPHEFILNKDLMVDLFPSFAKGLTPFFTLQWGEYADFLTFNGGLNPQTGALWLTDQAHHHLALAVMFIIAGHMYRTNWGIGHSIKEILEAHKDPFFIGGQGHKGLYEVLINSWHAQLAINLAIGGSISIIVAQHMYAMNPYPYMGVDYATQISLFTHHMWIGGFMIVGAAAHAAIFMVRDYDPEMNQNNVLDRTLRIRDTIISHLNWVCLFLGFHAFGMYVHNDTMQALGRPQDMFSDTAIQLRPIFAQFIQGIHTATAATIGDTVVNTAPMAQAGVSPIFGGDVVAVAGKVSMMPMTLGTADFLVHHIHAMTIHITILILLKGVLFARSSRLIPDKGKLGFRFPCDGPGRGGTCQVSGWDHVFLGLFWMYNCISIVIFHFSWKMQSDIWGTVNSDGSISHITGGNFAASALNINGWLRDFLWAQAVQVINSYGSALSAYGLLFLGAHFIWAFSLMFLFSGRGYWQELIESIVWAHNKLKLAPAIQPRALSITQGRAVGVAHYLLGGIVTTWAFFLARYGAVG
- a CDS encoding GUN4 domain-containing protein translates to MTQTPVPLQSERGLDYSQLQQLLAAGEFEQADRLTVQLLCKLAGPATEKRKWLYFSDVAMLPTTDLRTIDALWRAYSSDRFGYSVQRQIWKNLDRNWDRFWPEIGWKQDNHWTRYPGEFTWDTSAPKGHLPLTNQLRGVRVMSELLEHPAWKSD
- the fdhD gene encoding formate dehydrogenase accessory sulfurtransferase FdhD; the encoded protein is MNHPLGSKTNATVWVVENGQRRSRSDRLATEEPLELRLLRPARTLAVTMRTPGADFELAAGFLYGEGIVSDRADILRMSYCVDRDVDGDRRHNIVNVELRQGLDVDLAPLERHFYTTSACGVCGKASIEALRLRECPPLPTGIAVSPSTIYRLPEQLRSAQGIFKATGGLHAAALFDLDGNLLQAREDVGRHNALDKLVGAALLAGELPWSDRIVMVSGRCSFELVQKCIAAGGPILCAVSAPSSLAVATARDFGLTAIGFLRGQRFNLYSGAERIQSEDLRSTAAP
- the psaB gene encoding photosystem I core protein PsaB; amino-acid sequence: MATKFPQFSQDLAQDPTTRRIWYGIATAHDFESHDGMTEEGLYQKLFATHFGHLAIIFLWASGNLFHIAWQGNFEQWIANPSGVTPIAHAIWDPHFGSAAVEAFTQDGGYGPVNAAYSGLYYWFYTIGMTTNTELFTGSVFLLVLATLSLVAGWLHLQPGFRPKLRWFKDAESRLNHHLAGLFGVSSLAWTGHLVHVAIPESRGIHVGWDNFLSVAPHPAGLKPFFTLNWAAYAQNPDTTSHVFGTGEGAGTAILTFLGGFHPQTESLWLTDMAHHHLAIAVIFIVAGHMYRTNFGIGHSMKEIMAAHNPPEGTPFGGILGNGHAGIYDTYNESLHFQLGWHLACLGVVTSLVAQHMYSLPPYAFMASDHTTMAALYTHHQYIAGFLMVGAFAHGAIFLVRDYDPEANKNNVLARVLEHKEAIISHLSWVSLFLGFHTLGLYVHNDVMQAFGTPEKQILIEPLFAQFIQASHGKLIYGMDVLLANPDSVAYTAFPNYGNVWLPGWLDAINSPSGSLFLPIGPGDFLVHHAIALGLHTTTLILVKGALDARGSKLMPDKKDFGYSFPCDGPGRGGTCDISAWDAFYLAMFWMLNTLGWVTFYWHWKHLGVWSGNVAQFNESSVTIMGWLRDYLWLNSAQLINGYNPYGMNNLAVWSWMFLFAHLVWATGFMFLISWRGYWQELIETLVWAHERTPLANLVRWKDKPVALSIVQARLVGLAHFTVGYILTYAAFLIASTAAQYG
- a CDS encoding VOC family protein: MQLHHISIRTADIFRAIAFYEQLGFSISTRFTTGTTLACWMEGAAGRIELIQIPEPAPAPDAFADPHYVGYYHLSFRVESIADTLASLGTVRILLAPTLQEIGDRTYRVAFIADPDGLAIEFLEEISVQANSDRSAVDIQAFPTDI